The following coding sequences lie in one Benincasa hispida cultivar B227 chromosome 6, ASM972705v1, whole genome shotgun sequence genomic window:
- the LOC120079804 gene encoding subtilisin-like protease SBT2.5 isoform X1, with the protein MVVNFQCSVLVFLAILVVGKAEIYIVTIEGEPIVSYKGDLDGFEATAMESDEKIDPTSEIVTSYARHLENKHDMLLGMLFERGSFKKLYSYKHLINGFAVDITHEQAEILRHTPIVKSVERDWKVRRLTTHTPEFLGLPTGVWPTGGGFDRAGEDIVIGFVDSGISPHHPSFATYNTEPFGPCLKYKGKCEVDPDTKKDFCNGKIVGAQHFAEAAKAAGAFNPAIHFASPLDGDGHGSHTAAIAAGNNGIPVRMHGYEFGKASGMAPRARIAVYKALYRIFGGFVADVVAAIDQAVHDGVDILSLSVGPNSPPATTKITYLNPFDATLLSAVKAGVFVAQAAGNGGPFPKTLVSYSPWIATVAAAIDDRRYKNHLTLGNGKILAGLGLSPATHLNRTYTLVAANDVLLDSSVMKYSPSDCQKPEVLNKRLVEGKVLLCGYSFSFVVGTASIKKVSQTAKALGAAGFVLAVENISPGAKFDPVPVGIPGILITDVSKSMDLIDYYNTSTPRDWTGRVKSFDAVGSIGDGLMPLLYKSAPEVALFSARGPNIRDFSFQDADLLKPDILAPGSLIWAAWSPNGTDEPNYVGEGFAMISGTSMAAPHIAGIAALVKQKHPNWSPAAIKSALMTTSTTMDRGGRPLKAQQFSETEAMKLVSATPFDYGSGHVNPRAALDPGLIFDAGYEDYLGFLCTTAGINVHEIHNYTNSPCNFTMGHPWNLNSPSITIAHLVGSQTVTRTVTNVAEEETYTITARMDPAVAIEVNPPAMTLLSGSSRKFSVTLTARSLTGTYSFGQVLLKGSRGHKVRIPVVAMGYQR; encoded by the exons ATGGTGGTGAATTTCCAGTGCAGTGTTCTTGTGTTCTTGGCGATTCTTGTTGTTGGGAAGGCAGAAATTTACATTGTCACCATTGAAGGAGAACCTATTGTAAGTTACAAAGGTGATCTCGATGGGTTTGAAGCTACAGCAATGGAATCTGATGAAAAGATCGACCCTACCAG TGAAATTGTGACATCCTATGCCCGTCACCTCGAAAATAAACATGACATGCTTCTTGGAATGTTGTTTGAGAGAGGATCCTTCAAGAAGCTTTATAGTTATAAGCATCTTATCAATGGATTTGCTGTTGACATCACACATGAACAG GCAGAGATTCTAAGACATACACCAATTGTAAAATCTGTTGAGAGGGACTGGAAGGTTAGAAGACTAACAACACACACACCAGAGTTTTTGGGCCTTCCAACTGGCGTATGGCCAACCGGTGGTGGCTTTGACAGGGCTGGAGAAGACATTGTGATTGGATTTGTGGACTCTGGGATTTCTCCACACCATCCAAGTTTCGCAACATATAATACCGAACCTTTTGGGCCGTGCTTGAAGTATAAAGGGAAATGCGAAGTTGACCCTGACACTAAGAAGGATTTCTGTAATGGGAAGATTGTTGGAGCTCAACATTTTGCAGAAGCTGCTAAAGCAGCTGGGGCATTTAATCCAGCTATTCATTTTGCATCTCCTTTGGATGGTGACGGACATGGAAG CCATACAGCAGCAATTGCAGCTGGTAATAATGGAATTCCTGTGAGAATGCATGGCTATGAATTTGGTAAAGCAAGTGGGATGGCTCCCCGTGCTAG AATTGCTGTATATAAAGCTCTCTACAGAATATTTGGAGGATTTGTTGCTGATGTAGTTGCAGCCATCGATCAG GCTGTACATGATGGGGTCGATATTCTCAGTCTTTCAGTGGGGCCAAATAGTCCTCCAGCAACTACCAAGATCACATATTTAAACCCTTTCGATGCAACCCTTCTTTCAGCTGTGAAGGCTGGTGTATTTGTCGCACAGGCTGCTGGAAATGGAGGTCCATTTCCTAAAACTTTGGTGTCATATAGTCCATGGATAGCAACTGTGGCAGCTGCAATTGATGATAGAAGATACAAAAACCATCTGACACTTGGTAATGGAAAAATTTTGGCTGGACTTGGGTTATCAC CTGCTACACATTTAAATCGAACATACACATTGGTCGCAGCTAACGATGTTCTGTTAGATTCTTCGGTAATGAAGTACAGCCCTTCAGACTGCCAAAAGCCTGAAGTTCTAAACAAACGCTTGGTTGAAGGAAAAGTACTTCTTTGTGGTTATTCATTCAGTTTTGTTGTTGGAACCGCTTCAATCAAGAAGGTCTCTCAAACAGCAAAAGCCCTTGGGGCAGCTGGCTTTGTTCTTGCTGTTGAAAACATTTCTCCGGGAGCAAAGTTTGACCCTGTTCCTGTTGGCATTCCTGGAATTCTTATAACTGATGTTAGCAAGTCGATG GATCTTATAGACTACTACAACACCTCTACTCCCAGAGACTGGACAGGTCGGGTCAAGAGCTTTGATGCTGTGGGTAGCATTGGGGATGGTTTGATGCCTTTATTATACAAATCAGCTCCTGAGGTAGCATTGTTTTCTGCTCGTGGGCCCAATATTAGAGATTTTAGCTTTCAGGATGCAGACCTTCTCAAACCAGATATTTTAGCCCCTGGTTCTTTGATTTGGGCTGCATGGTCTCCAAACGGAACGGATGAGCCGAACTATGTTG GAGAGGGATTTGCTATGATTTCTGGAACTAGCATGGCAGCACCACATATAGCTGGTATAGCAGCTCTTGTAAAACAGAAGCATCCTAACTGGAGTCCTGCAGCCATCAAATCGGCTTTGATGACAACATCAACGACAATGGACAGGGGAGGAAGACCTCTTAAAGCACAACAGTTTTCTGAAACAGAAGCCATGAAATTGGTATCTGCAACACCTTTTGATTATGGGAGTGGTCATGTAAACCCAAGAGCAGCTCTGGATCCAGGACTCATCTTTGATGCAG GTTATGAAGATTACTTGGGATTTTTGTGCACAACGGCGGGCATCAACGTTCACGAGATACACAACTATACAAACTCACCTTGCAACTTCACCATGGGCCATCCCTGGAATCTCAACAGCCCATCAATCACCATCGCCCATCTTGTGGGAAGTCAAACTGTTACTCGCACAGTAACAAATGTTGCTGAAGAAGAAACCTATACAATTACTGCAAGAATGGACCCTGCTGTTGCTATAGAAGTGAATCCTCCAGCAATGACCTTACTGTCCGGTTCATCGAGAAAATTTTCAGTAACTCTCACAGCTCGATCACTGACAGGAACATATAGTTTCGGCCAGGTTCTATTGAAGGGCAGTAGAGGACACAAAGTTAGAATACCTGTAGTAGCCATGGGATACCAACGATGA
- the LOC120079804 gene encoding subtilisin-like protease SBT2.5 isoform X2 codes for MLLGMLFERGSFKKLYSYKHLINGFAVDITHEQAEILRHTPIVKSVERDWKVRRLTTHTPEFLGLPTGVWPTGGGFDRAGEDIVIGFVDSGISPHHPSFATYNTEPFGPCLKYKGKCEVDPDTKKDFCNGKIVGAQHFAEAAKAAGAFNPAIHFASPLDGDGHGSHTAAIAAGNNGIPVRMHGYEFGKASGMAPRARIAVYKALYRIFGGFVADVVAAIDQAVHDGVDILSLSVGPNSPPATTKITYLNPFDATLLSAVKAGVFVAQAAGNGGPFPKTLVSYSPWIATVAAAIDDRRYKNHLTLGNGKILAGLGLSPATHLNRTYTLVAANDVLLDSSVMKYSPSDCQKPEVLNKRLVEGKVLLCGYSFSFVVGTASIKKVSQTAKALGAAGFVLAVENISPGAKFDPVPVGIPGILITDVSKSMDLIDYYNTSTPRDWTGRVKSFDAVGSIGDGLMPLLYKSAPEVALFSARGPNIRDFSFQDADLLKPDILAPGSLIWAAWSPNGTDEPNYVGEGFAMISGTSMAAPHIAGIAALVKQKHPNWSPAAIKSALMTTSTTMDRGGRPLKAQQFSETEAMKLVSATPFDYGSGHVNPRAALDPGLIFDAGYEDYLGFLCTTAGINVHEIHNYTNSPCNFTMGHPWNLNSPSITIAHLVGSQTVTRTVTNVAEEETYTITARMDPAVAIEVNPPAMTLLSGSSRKFSVTLTARSLTGTYSFGQVLLKGSRGHKVRIPVVAMGYQR; via the exons ATGCTTCTTGGAATGTTGTTTGAGAGAGGATCCTTCAAGAAGCTTTATAGTTATAAGCATCTTATCAATGGATTTGCTGTTGACATCACACATGAACAG GCAGAGATTCTAAGACATACACCAATTGTAAAATCTGTTGAGAGGGACTGGAAGGTTAGAAGACTAACAACACACACACCAGAGTTTTTGGGCCTTCCAACTGGCGTATGGCCAACCGGTGGTGGCTTTGACAGGGCTGGAGAAGACATTGTGATTGGATTTGTGGACTCTGGGATTTCTCCACACCATCCAAGTTTCGCAACATATAATACCGAACCTTTTGGGCCGTGCTTGAAGTATAAAGGGAAATGCGAAGTTGACCCTGACACTAAGAAGGATTTCTGTAATGGGAAGATTGTTGGAGCTCAACATTTTGCAGAAGCTGCTAAAGCAGCTGGGGCATTTAATCCAGCTATTCATTTTGCATCTCCTTTGGATGGTGACGGACATGGAAG CCATACAGCAGCAATTGCAGCTGGTAATAATGGAATTCCTGTGAGAATGCATGGCTATGAATTTGGTAAAGCAAGTGGGATGGCTCCCCGTGCTAG AATTGCTGTATATAAAGCTCTCTACAGAATATTTGGAGGATTTGTTGCTGATGTAGTTGCAGCCATCGATCAG GCTGTACATGATGGGGTCGATATTCTCAGTCTTTCAGTGGGGCCAAATAGTCCTCCAGCAACTACCAAGATCACATATTTAAACCCTTTCGATGCAACCCTTCTTTCAGCTGTGAAGGCTGGTGTATTTGTCGCACAGGCTGCTGGAAATGGAGGTCCATTTCCTAAAACTTTGGTGTCATATAGTCCATGGATAGCAACTGTGGCAGCTGCAATTGATGATAGAAGATACAAAAACCATCTGACACTTGGTAATGGAAAAATTTTGGCTGGACTTGGGTTATCAC CTGCTACACATTTAAATCGAACATACACATTGGTCGCAGCTAACGATGTTCTGTTAGATTCTTCGGTAATGAAGTACAGCCCTTCAGACTGCCAAAAGCCTGAAGTTCTAAACAAACGCTTGGTTGAAGGAAAAGTACTTCTTTGTGGTTATTCATTCAGTTTTGTTGTTGGAACCGCTTCAATCAAGAAGGTCTCTCAAACAGCAAAAGCCCTTGGGGCAGCTGGCTTTGTTCTTGCTGTTGAAAACATTTCTCCGGGAGCAAAGTTTGACCCTGTTCCTGTTGGCATTCCTGGAATTCTTATAACTGATGTTAGCAAGTCGATG GATCTTATAGACTACTACAACACCTCTACTCCCAGAGACTGGACAGGTCGGGTCAAGAGCTTTGATGCTGTGGGTAGCATTGGGGATGGTTTGATGCCTTTATTATACAAATCAGCTCCTGAGGTAGCATTGTTTTCTGCTCGTGGGCCCAATATTAGAGATTTTAGCTTTCAGGATGCAGACCTTCTCAAACCAGATATTTTAGCCCCTGGTTCTTTGATTTGGGCTGCATGGTCTCCAAACGGAACGGATGAGCCGAACTATGTTG GAGAGGGATTTGCTATGATTTCTGGAACTAGCATGGCAGCACCACATATAGCTGGTATAGCAGCTCTTGTAAAACAGAAGCATCCTAACTGGAGTCCTGCAGCCATCAAATCGGCTTTGATGACAACATCAACGACAATGGACAGGGGAGGAAGACCTCTTAAAGCACAACAGTTTTCTGAAACAGAAGCCATGAAATTGGTATCTGCAACACCTTTTGATTATGGGAGTGGTCATGTAAACCCAAGAGCAGCTCTGGATCCAGGACTCATCTTTGATGCAG GTTATGAAGATTACTTGGGATTTTTGTGCACAACGGCGGGCATCAACGTTCACGAGATACACAACTATACAAACTCACCTTGCAACTTCACCATGGGCCATCCCTGGAATCTCAACAGCCCATCAATCACCATCGCCCATCTTGTGGGAAGTCAAACTGTTACTCGCACAGTAACAAATGTTGCTGAAGAAGAAACCTATACAATTACTGCAAGAATGGACCCTGCTGTTGCTATAGAAGTGAATCCTCCAGCAATGACCTTACTGTCCGGTTCATCGAGAAAATTTTCAGTAACTCTCACAGCTCGATCACTGACAGGAACATATAGTTTCGGCCAGGTTCTATTGAAGGGCAGTAGAGGACACAAAGTTAGAATACCTGTAGTAGCCATGGGATACCAACGATGA